A single region of the Capra hircus breed San Clemente chromosome X unlocalized genomic scaffold, ASM170441v1, whole genome shotgun sequence genome encodes:
- the OTUD6A gene encoding OTU domain-containing protein 6A, whose amino-acid sequence MEDSRSEQQRMLRRHYREKKELQARIQLMKSSVPKSDKKKRKQLNLDVARLEAEMEQKHQQELEKFQGFPDISNVDSVTENLAKMDLENQPPRFSRAQRKRERRAALERARQERIAEVDMEYLASFRQDEEEKLSAILGAKHLEMKDMPTDSHCMYRAIQDQLVFSVTVESLRRRTAEYMRKHVDDFLPFFSDLEPGDAYSRDYFLSYCDDIVGSASWGGQLELRALSHVLQTPIEVIQADSPAVVIGEEYTRKPLILVYVRYTCNFGAHYNSVKPQEAGAAGGAAPRLF is encoded by the coding sequence ATGGAAGATTCACGGAGTGAACAACAGCGGATGTTACGACGCCACTACCGCGAGAAGAAAGAGCTACAGGCCCGTATTCAGCTCATGAAGAGTTCGGTCCCCAAGAGcgacaagaagaaaagaaagcagttGAATCTCGACGTGGCCCGCCTTGAGGCCGAGATGGAGCAGAAGCACCAGCAGGAGCTGGAGAAGTTCCAAGGTTTCCCTGATATCAGCAACGTTGATTCTGTCACTGAAAATCTAGCCAAGATGGATCTCGAGAACCAGCCTCCGCGCTTCTCCAGGGCACAGAGAAAGCGCGAAAGAAGGGCAGCCCTCGAGAGAGCACGCCAGGAGAGGATTGCGGAGGTTGACATGGAGTATCTGGCCAGCTTCCGCCAAGACGAGGAAGAGAAGCTCAGCGCCATCCTGGGGGCCAAGCATCTAGAGATGAAGGATATGCCGACTGATAGCCACTGCATGTATCGTGCCATCCAAGACCAACTGGTGTTCTCCGTGACTGTGGAGAGCCTGCGGAGACGCACCGCCGAGTACATGCGGAAGCACGTCGATGATTTCTTGCCTTTCTTCAGCGACCTCGAACCCGGTGACGCCTACAGCCGCGACTACTTCTTGAGCTACTGCGACGACATCGTGGGCAGTGCATCGTGGGGAGGCCAGCTGGAGCTGAGGGCCCTGTCACACGTCCTGCAGACCCCCATCGAGGTGATCCAGGCTGACTCGCCAGCCGTCGTCATTGGAGAGGAGTACACCAGGAAGCCGCTAATCCTGGTCTACGTGCGCTACACCTGCAACTTCGGGGCGCACTACAACTCCGTGAAGCCGCAGGAGGCCGGCGCCGCTGGAGGCGCAGCCCCTCGTCTCTTCTAG